The Dyadobacter sandarakinus DNA window GAGAAGCACGATCACATTGTGCAGGCGTGGATGCAGCTGGGACAACACGAGACCTTTGTCTTTAATAAATTACTCATGGGAAGCTTCCGCATCGGGGTGTCCCAGACGCTCGTGGTACGGGCACTGGCAGAAGCTACCGAAACTGACCCGAATGTGATTGCGCACCGGGTAATGGGGCAGTGGAACCCACAGGATACTACTTTTGAAAAACTGATTCTTGATAAAGGGGAAAATGATGATGCTTCGCGTCCGTACCCGTTCTTCCTGGCATACCCCATTGAAGGCGATGTGTCTGGTTTGGGTAATCCGGAAGATTGGTTTGCCGAGTGGAAATGGGATGGTATCCGCTCACAGATTATTTATCGTAACAAGGAGCTTTTCATATGGACACGCGGGGAAGAATTGTCTACCGAAAAATTTCCCGAGCTCCACTTTTTGAGTGAGGTACTACCAGACGGAACTGTGCTTGACGGAGAAATTGTCAGTTATACCGGGGGGCGGCCCATGCCTTTTAATGTACTGCAGACGCGCATTGGCAGGAAGAATCTTTCCAAGAAAGTGATGGAAGAAGCTCCGGTGGCATTTCTGGCTTATGATATACTGGAAAACAATGGTGTGGATATCCGCGGCCTGACCCAGGAGCAGCGCCGGGCACAGCTGGAACATGTTCATGCAAATGTGCCTGATCAGCAAATTTTCAACCTTTCCCCACTGATACAATTTAAGGAATGGGAGGATCTTCGGCAGATGCACGCAGAGGCGCGGCAGAATGCAGCCGAGGGTTTTATGATCAAAAGAAAAGGCAGTACCTATCAGGTTGGACGTAAAAAAGGGGACTGGTGGAAGTGGAAAATTGATCCTTTGAGCGTGGATGCCGTGCTGATTTACGCACAGAAAGGCTCGGGGCGGCGTGCAGAGCTTTTTACGGATTATACCTTCGCGGTATGGGACGATGATGGCAAGCTGATTCCTTTTGCCAAGGCCTACTCCGGGCTCACAGACGTGGAAATCGGCCAGGTGGATTATTTTATCAAGCGCAACGTGGTGGAAAAATTCGGTCCCGTGCGGACTGTCAAGCCTGAGCTTGTTTTTGAAATCGGCTTTGAGGGCATTAATGCTTCTTCACGCCATAAGTCGGGTATTGCCGTGCGTTTTCCACGCATTCTGAGATGGAGAAAAGACAAGAAAGCCGCAGAGGCTGATACGCTGGAAGCATTGAGAGGGATTTTGGAGATGTATCAGTGAATGTGATTACCATACCACATCTACAAAATCTTTGTAAAATTTGAATTGCTCATCACTGGATATGACCGTCAATTTCTCAGACAGGGCAGTTGCAATGATCAGCCTGTCGAATGGATCCCGGTGATTGTCGCGAAGTGCTATCTCCTGATAAGTATCAAGATAGTGACCGGAAACCGGAAGAATCTGAATTCCTATTTTTTCAACTTCTGACAGGTAAGCTGAAACCGGTCTGGTTAATTTCAGCTTTCCAATTTTCTTTTTTATAGCTATTTCAAAAAACGATACAACACTTACAAAACAAGGTATTGCATCGTCCGAAACGATATCAAGAACTTTGCCGAAAGCTGTGGGTCCTCATTCAAAATCCATAATATAACGTGTGTGTCTAGCAGGTATGCCATTACATATAGTCCTTTAAATCGTCCAGGGGTTCATTAAAATCATCTGACATTTGAATTGTACCCTTCATCGTGCCAAGTACTCGCTTTTTAGACTTTTCATTATTGTCTCCCAAAAATGTAATCAGCACTTTGGCACGGTCCATATCAGGCGGGCTTTCACTCAGTATGACCTTACCGTTTTCATAAACTCCCCCTATTGTTGTCCACATAGGTCAATGGTATAGTTTTATATTAATTGATAAAACGATCAATTAGCTTGCCTAAATTTAATTGATTATCATTTAGCACTTATAACGATAACAAATTCTTGGCCAAATCTCCCGGACATACGGTTGTTGAACAGTGGTTTAAATCAAAGAAATGGAAGTGGGCCCCTTTTCAGCAAGAGGCTGCCAAAGCATACCTTGCAGGCAAAAGCGGTCTTGTAAATGCACCGACAGGCAGCGGGAAAACCTACTCGCTTTGGGTTCCGATCCTGATCCGGCATATCAATGCCGTGGCAAAACCCTCCTCCCGTGCAGGTAAAGGATTGCAGGTACTCTGGATCACGCCCCTCCGCGCATTGTCCAAAGACCTCTTCCGGAATATGGAAGCAGCTGCGCTCGAAATGAACACTACCTGGCGCATCGGTATCCGTACCGGCGATACCAACACCAAGGAGCGCGGCGACCAGAAAAAGCAAATGCCTGATGCACTCATCATCACGCCCGAAAGCCTGCACATGCTTTTTAGCCAAAAAAATGCGTCTGAATTGTTCAAAAACCTGCATACCGTCGTTGTGGACGAGTGGCATGAGCTGATGGGGAGCAAGCGTGGTACCCAGACTGAACTTGCGCTCGCACGCCTGCGTACGCTGAATCCTGACCTGCAGACCTGGGGAATCTCTGCAACCATCGGTAACCTCGAAGAAGCGCGTAAAGTACTGCTCGGCATGCGCTTCCCGATCGAAAACTCAGTCGTAGTGAAAGCTGATACCTCAAAAAAGATTCTTGTTGAAAGTGTTTTGCCCGAGCGCGTTGAAACCCTGCCATGGTCGGGCTATATGGGCATCAGGCTGGTAGATAAAGTCATTGAAATTGTTAATAAAAGCAGCACGACGCTACTTTTTACAAATACCCGCGCAGGTACCGAAATCTGGTACCGGACAATCATTGATAAGTATCCGGAGTTTGCAGGCATTATGGCATTGCACCATGCTTCCCTCGACCGTGAAATACGCGATTGGGTGGAGGAGGCATTGCACGAAGAGCGTCTCAAGCTGGTCATCTGTACTGCAAGTCTCGACCTCGGGGTGGATTTCAGGCCCGTAGACACGGTCATACAGGTTGGCAGCCCTAAGAGCATAGCGCGGTTTATACAACGTGCAGGCCGGAGCGGCCACCGGCCTGGTGTCGACAGCCGCATTTATTTTTGTCCTACCAATGCACTCGAACTCATTGAGGCTGTTTCACTGCGTGAAGGGGTTGAAAAGAACATACTGGAAGATCGTCCGCCAATTGTACAGGCTTTTGATGTACTGGCACAATGGATGATCACACTCGCGGTAGGCGAGGGGTTTGACGAAGTTCAGCTTTTTGAAGAGGTATGTGATGCTTACGGATACCAGTACCTCAACCGGGAAGAGTGGGAGTGGCTGCTGGGCTACATCACTACCGGCAGCTCCTCGCTGACCGTTTACGACGAGTATAAAAAAGTAGAGCGTGTCAATGGGCGCTATATGGTGACCAGCCGGCGCGTAGCCCAGCGGCACCGCCTCAGCATGGGTACTATTGTTTCCGACGCCGGCATTAAAGTAAAGTTGCAAAGCGGCAAGTACCTGGGCACGGTGGAGGAGTCCTTTGCAACCTGGATGAAAGCAGGAGATGTATTTACGTTTGCAGGTATGACTGTGGAGTTTGTCCGGATGCACGAAATGACCCTTACTGTCAAAAAAGCGGAAGGTAAAAAAAGCTTCCTGGTGCGCTGGGCAGGCAGCCGCATGCCGCTTTCGTCCCAGTTGTCGGCGTTTGTGCGGGAACGGCTTTCCGATGCGCTGGACAATCCGCTCAAAGAGGTGGAGCTGCTCAAACTGGAACCGCTGCTCGAACTGCAGAAAGAGCGCTCCATGATTCCCAGAACCAGTGAACTGCTGATTGAACAGTGTGAAACGCGGGAGGGTTACCACATTTTCATTTTTCCATTCGAAGGACGGCTGGTGCATGAAGGCATGTCCATTTTACTCGCATACCGGCTGAGCCGAATCAAGCCGATTACATTCTCCGTGGCAATGAACGATTACGGGTTTGAATTGTTAAGTGACCAGTATGTGAACATGGAGGCGGTGTTAAAAGACACAGATCTTTTCTCGACCAAACACCTGGTGGACGACATTTACCAGAGCGTGAATGCGACTGAAATGGCGAAGCGTAAATTCCGCGAAATTGCCTCCATTGCAGGGTTGATGTTTCAGGGATATCCGGGTCAGAATATAAAAACAAGGCATTTGCAGGCTTCCA harbors:
- a CDS encoding PIN domain-containing protein — encoded protein: MVSDDAIPCFVSVVSFFEIAIKKKIGKLKLTRPVSAYLSEVEKIGIQILPVSGHYLDTYQEIALRDNHRDPFDRLIIATALSEKLTVISSDEQFKFYKDFVDVVW
- a CDS encoding ligase-associated DNA damage response DEXH box helicase, with product MAKSPGHTVVEQWFKSKKWKWAPFQQEAAKAYLAGKSGLVNAPTGSGKTYSLWVPILIRHINAVAKPSSRAGKGLQVLWITPLRALSKDLFRNMEAAALEMNTTWRIGIRTGDTNTKERGDQKKQMPDALIITPESLHMLFSQKNASELFKNLHTVVVDEWHELMGSKRGTQTELALARLRTLNPDLQTWGISATIGNLEEARKVLLGMRFPIENSVVVKADTSKKILVESVLPERVETLPWSGYMGIRLVDKVIEIVNKSSTTLLFTNTRAGTEIWYRTIIDKYPEFAGIMALHHASLDREIRDWVEEALHEERLKLVICTASLDLGVDFRPVDTVIQVGSPKSIARFIQRAGRSGHRPGVDSRIYFCPTNALELIEAVSLREGVEKNILEDRPPIVQAFDVLAQWMITLAVGEGFDEVQLFEEVCDAYGYQYLNREEWEWLLGYITTGSSSLTVYDEYKKVERVNGRYMVTSRRVAQRHRLSMGTIVSDAGIKVKLQSGKYLGTVEESFATWMKAGDVFTFAGMTVEFVRMHEMTLTVKKAEGKKSFLVRWAGSRMPLSSQLSAFVRERLSDALDNPLKEVELLKLEPLLELQKERSMIPRTSELLIEQCETREGYHIFIFPFEGRLVHEGMSILLAYRLSRIKPITFSVAMNDYGFELLSDQYVNMEAVLKDTDLFSTKHLVDDIYQSVNATEMAKRKFREIASIAGLMFQGYPGQNIKTRHLQASSSLLFNVMTKYESNNLLVGQAYQEVLTYQLEEVRMRNALNRIATQTIRIRQTEKPTPFSFPIMVDRLREQLTSEKLEDRVQKMIKQYSNAD
- a CDS encoding DUF2281 domain-containing protein; the protein is MWTTIGGVYENGKVILSESPPDMDRAKVLITFLGDNNEKSKKRVLGTMKGTIQMSDDFNEPLDDLKDYM
- a CDS encoding ATP-dependent DNA ligase; this encodes MKQFADLFMNLDRTNKTNAKVELMKQYFLEASDEDKLWALTLFTGRRPSFKVNRTQVKEWAAEEAGVPMWLFQESYHSVGDLGETISLLLPRAPLTDSDKSLSEWFYYLGLLPGMTDQEKHDHIVQAWMQLGQHETFVFNKLLMGSFRIGVSQTLVVRALAEATETDPNVIAHRVMGQWNPQDTTFEKLILDKGENDDASRPYPFFLAYPIEGDVSGLGNPEDWFAEWKWDGIRSQIIYRNKELFIWTRGEELSTEKFPELHFLSEVLPDGTVLDGEIVSYTGGRPMPFNVLQTRIGRKNLSKKVMEEAPVAFLAYDILENNGVDIRGLTQEQRRAQLEHVHANVPDQQIFNLSPLIQFKEWEDLRQMHAEARQNAAEGFMIKRKGSTYQVGRKKGDWWKWKIDPLSVDAVLIYAQKGSGRRAELFTDYTFAVWDDDGKLIPFAKAYSGLTDVEIGQVDYFIKRNVVEKFGPVRTVKPELVFEIGFEGINASSRHKSGIAVRFPRILRWRKDKKAAEADTLEALRGILEMYQ